Sequence from the Thermocaproicibacter melissae genome:
AACTACGACCTCGGCGATGTCAGAATCCGCACGCTGAAATCGACGGATGAAGGTGTTGCGTTTCTCGTGGAGGTTGACGGCATGAAGATTTACCACGCCGGAGACCTGAACTGGTGGAAATGGGACGGTGATTCCACGGAGGAGGCAGTCTACATGGAGCGGGCGTTCAAAGCGCAGGTAGACCTTCTTCGGGGCGAAACCGTTGACGTGGCATTCCTTCCGTGCGACCCGCGGCAGGGCAAAGACGCCGTTCTCGGATTCGACTATTTTATGAAAACAGTTAGTCCGCGTCATGCCGTGCCCATGCACTCCTTCGGCAACACCGACTTCTTTGAAATACTGGATACCGACCCCCGCACCGAGCCGTACCGCAAAAAGATTCTGCAGTACCGTTCCCGCGGGGAAACGATGCTTGTAACAGATTAAATATTATGTTTACAATGAAAAACCTCCTGTTGCAGAATGGAAACTGCAACAGGAGGTAATTTTTATAATGCTTTGACGAGAGTCAAGACTGTCATTTAATAATCCGCAAGGACAACGGAGCCTGTTTTTCTCGTGGCGTTCATGTCAATTATCCGCTGGTTGCGGCTTCCGCGGAAACGGAGGGAAAGATCTTTTTCCGCGAGCACAAACGGCCCGTCGATGAGCAGGTCGGTCTGCGCCAAGAGGTCATCTACGTCCGGGTCATGCTTTGCGAGCAGCTGCTCGTAGAGGTAACCTGTAAACGTAACAACATCGAGGCCGCGGCTGTGCGCCATGCGCGCCAGCTCCGCAAGCGGGGCAGGCTGGCAGAACGGTTCGCCGCCGCTTAAAGTAATACCCTTAAGGAGCGGGTTTTGGCAGATTTCCTCAAACAGCTTGCGGATATCCACAACCTTGCCGCCGTCAAACGGGTGCGTCTGCGGATTGTGGCACCCGGGGCAGTTGTGCGGACACCCTTGGGTAAAAACGGTGTACCGGAAACCGGGTCCGTCGACAATAGACTCCGGTTCCACACCGCTGATGCGCAGTTTATACTCCATGCTTCACCCGGTCTCTCTCCTCGGCCCTTTTCGCGTCATTCCAGCGGTCCATGGTACCCACGAGGTAGCCGGTAATACGGCGGATGCGCTCAAACTTCGGTCCTTCTTCCTCATGGCGGTGGCACTTCGGGCACTCGTTGTCGATGATGCCGTTGTAGCCGCACACCGGGTCGCGGTCGACCGGATGGTTGACGGCGCCGTAGCCGATGCCGTTCTCCTTCATGCAGCGCACCACAGCCTCAAATGCTTCAAGGTTCTTCGTGGTGTCGCCGTCGAGTTCCACATAGGTGATATGTCCGGCATTCGTTAAAGCGTGATAAGGCGCTTCAATCTGAATCTTGCGGAATGCCGAAATGGGGTAATAAACCGGCACATGGAACGAGTTGGTGTAATACTCGCGGTCGGTAATGCCCGGAATCTTGCCGTACTTCTTCTGGTCGATGCGTACGAAGCGGCCGGAAAGCCCCTCAGCCGGCGTTGCCAGCAGCGTGAAATTCAGGCCTGTTTTCTCCGACTGTTCGTCACAGCGTTTCCGCATGTGAGTGACTATTTCAAGCCCGAGTTTCTGGCTTTCTTCGCTTTCACCGTGGTGTTTGCCTGTAAGGGCCACAAGCGTCTCCGCAAGGCCGATAAAGCCAACGCTTAAGGTACCGTGCTTCAGCACCTCCGCCACGCTGTCGGTCCATGCCAGCTTCTCGCTGTCAATCCACACCCCCTGTCCCATCAGGAACGGGTAGTTGTAGACCTTCTTGGAGCACTGAATCTTGAAGCGGTGAAGCAGCTGACGGAACACGAGATCAATGCGTTCGTCGAGCATTTGATAGAACTTTTTAATGTCCCCGTGTGCTTCAATGCCGAGGCGAGGCAGATTGATGGAAGTAAAGCTCAGATTTCCGCGTCCGCAGGTAACCTGGCGGTTCTTGTCATAAACATTGCCGATTACGCGGGTGCGGCAGCCCATGTATGCCACCTCGGAGTTATAATCGCCCGGGCGGTAATACTGCAGGTTAAACGGCGCGTCCAGGAAGCTGAAGTTCGGGAACAGACGCTTTGCGCTGACGCGAATGGCGAGCTTGAACAGGTCATAGTTCGGGTCGCCGGGGTTGTAGTTGATGCCCTCTTTGACCTTGAAAATCTGGACTGGGAAAATCGGCGTTTCGCCGCAGCCGAGTCCCGCCTCCGTTGCAAGAAGCAAGTTGCGGATTGCCATGCGTCCCTCGGGGGTGGTGTCGGTTCCGTAGTTCAGCGAGCTGAACGGAACCTGCGCGCCTGCGCGGGAATTCATGGTGTTGAGGTTGTGGACAAGCGCCTCCATCGCCTGGTAAGTCTTGCGGTCGGTGATTGCCGTTGCGCTGCGCACGGCAAATGCGTGTGCTTTTTCGGTTTCTTCGGCTGTAATCTCTTCCAAGCCGCAGGTGCGCTGATGCTCCGGAAGAAATTCTTTGAGCTTCTTGCCGTAGTCATCGGTGGTTGCCAGCGTAATATCCGAACCGACCTTTTCCTTCACAGCATCCACGAGCGCGTTTGCGTCTTCTATGCTCATGTTGCGCGAAACCTGGAAGAACTTTGAAAGCTCATCGAAATAGCTGCGGCAGAACGTCTTTGCGACGCCCGGCGCCATGCAGTAATCGAAGTTCGGGATGCTCTGGCCGCCGTGCATTTCGTTCTGGTTCGCCTGAATGGCAATGCAGGCGAGGGCGGCGTAAGAAATGATGTCCTGCGGCTCGCGGAGCGTGCCATGGCCGGTACAGAAACCGTTGTGGAACAGTTTCAGCAGATCAATCTGGCAGCAGGTCTCGGTGAGCATATAGAAATCTTCGTCGTGAATATGAATGTCGCCGTTCAAGTGCGCCGCGGCAATATCCTTGGGAAGAATGTAGTTGTTGATGAAGTATTTGGAACCTTCGGAACCGTATTTCAACATCGTGCCCATGGAAGTGTCGGCATCAATGTTGGCGTTTTCACGCTTGAGGTCAACGTCTTTGGAATCACGGAAGGTCAACTGATTGTAAATATCCATCAAGTCGCCCGCGGCCTGGCGAATCTTCGCGTGCTCTGCACGGTAAAGAATATACGCTTTGGCAGTCTTGGCAAAATCGTGCGAAATCAAGCGCTCCTCTACGGCGTCCTGCACCTGCTCAACGGTCGGCACGCCAATGCCTGCCACCGCATCTACGACTTCGCGTGTGAGACATGCGAGCTGTTCCTCGGTAATCGTCTCATCTTTTACAGCGTTGTTGGCGCGCCGGATGGCACTGCTGATTTTTTCCGGGTTAAACGGCACAACAACGCCGCTGCGCTTGCGAATCTTCTCCACTTTCGCAGTGATTTCTTTTGTTTTCACTGTCATTGTCTCCGAAGGCATCTTCGGCATACTTCCTTTCTCCTGTTTGGCAGCATCCTTTTGGGGACCGCGATAAAAAAGTGCGCACAAAAAGCAGCGCGGCTTGTTTGTCTTCGATGCTGTGTTTCTTTCGTTTCTGTTTGTTGCAGAAACGATTATACCGCGCTGCCCTCTTTGTGTCAATATTTTGTTTCCTTTTTTTATTTATCCTCTACATATTGTGTTTTACACAGTTCCAACAATACTGTCGATTTCGCTTAGCTCCTCGGCGGAAAAATCGAGCTTCGCAAGGCACTTCACATCTTCGTCGATCTGCTCGGGGCGGCTGGCGCCGATGAGCACGCTCGCCATGGTCTTCTCACGGAGAATCCAGCTCAGGGCGAACTGTGTCATGGTCTGGCCGCGCCGCTCGGCGATTTTTTCGAGACGGGAAACCTTCTCAATCATCTCGGGCTTAATCGAGTTTTTGTTCAGAAAGACAGATTTTCCGTCTGCGCGAGAACCTGCGGGTATGCCGTGGTTATATTTGCCGGTCAGCACGCCCTGTGCAAGCGGACTGTAAGCCGTCATGCCGAAGCCGCATTTTTCCGCTGTGGGGAACAGTTTTTCCGTGTGGCGGTCCAGCAGATTATACCGCGACTGGCAGATAAGGCAGTGCACGCCCATGGAGTCCAGAATCTGAGCGGCACGTTCCGCCTCTTCCGGGCTGTAATTGGAAATGCCTACATAGAGTGCCTTGCCGCTCTTCACCGCTGTTGCCAGGGCGCCCATGGTCTCTTCCAGCGGCGTTTCCGGGTCGGAGCGGTGATGGTAGAAAATATCCACATAGTCTAGGCCCATGCGCTGCAGGCTCCTGTCGAGGCTCGAAAGGAGGTATTTTCGGGAGCCCCAGTCTCCGTAAGGGCCGGGGTGCATGTAGAAGCCCGCCTTTGTGGTGATGACCATTTCGTCGCGGTAGGGGTGCATGTCTTCCTTCATCAGGCGGCCGAAGGTTTCCTCGGCGCTGCCGACGGGCGGTCCGTAGTTGTTTGCGAGGTCAAAAACTGTAATGCCTTTGTCAAAAGCACGGCGCACAATGGCGCGGCAGTTCTCGTAGCTGTCGTATCCGCCGAAGTTGTGCCAAAAGCCCAGCGAGACAGCACTCATTTTCAGTCCGCTTTTGCCCACCCTGCGGTACAGCATCGTGTCATATCTTGTTTCGTCGGCTACATAGGGGGTAATGTCATTTTTCCTTTCCATTTTTATCTCCTCCTTGCTTATTTTGCTTTCGGGACCCTTGCTCCCGCAAGCTGCTATCTGAAAAGACGTCAGCCACTCTGACGCTTTGAAAAAACACATCCGCAGTAATTCTGGCGGTAAAGGTTATATTGCCGGGAAAGCTCAATCGAGCGCTTATAACCCCCGCGCTTCTTGAAATCCGAATGAAGATACTTCACGCCGTACTTTTTTTCGAGTTCCGCGCCAATGGCGTTTAGGCGTTCCGCATCCTTGTACGGAGAAAGCGAAAGCGTTGTGGTAAACCACTCAAAGCCGTTTTCCTTTGCATACTTGGCGGCCTCCTCTAAGCGCATGCGGTAGCAGATGGTGCACCGCTTTCCGCGCTCGGGGTCGGCTTCGTGGCCTTTGACTAGCTCAAAGAAGCGCTGCGGGTCATAGTTTCCGGCGGCAAAGCGTACCGGATTCTGCGTCGGCAGTTCCGCAAGCAGCCGCTGTACCTCCTCCACGCGCTTCTCATACTCCTGCTGCGGAGAGATATTTGGGTTGTAGTAGTACAGCGTAATATTGAAAAAACGCGAAAGGTACTCCAGCACATAGCTGCTGCACGGCGCGCAGCACGCGTGAAGCAGAAGGGAAGGCGTGCGCCCGCCCAAACCCTCGATGGTTTCATCGAGCCACTTCTGGTAATTCACTTTTTGCATGAAGCACCTCCTGCAGGCTCATGCCTGCTTCTGGGGAAGGACGGCAATGCCAAGCTCTTTCAGCTGTTGCTCATCCACGCTTCCGGGTGCGCCGCTCATCAGCTCGGCAGACGAAGCCACCTTCGGGAACGCAATCACGTCACGCATATCCTCGACATCCAGCAGCACCATCATCAAGCGTTCCAGGCCCCATGCCATGCCGCCGTGCGGCGGAGCTCCATATTTGAGGGCTTCCAGCAGGAAGCCGAAGCGCTCTTGCGCCGTTTCGTCCGGAATTCCGAGAACTTTCAGCATGCGCTGCTGAAGCTGGGAGTCGTGGATACGGATACTTCCGCCGCCCGCCTCATAGCCGTTGATGACCATGTCGTAAGCTACGGAGCGCACAGAACCGGGGTCGCTCTCGAGCTTGTCGAGGTCCTCCGGATTCGGCATCGTGAACGGATGGTGCATTGCCACCCAGCGGCCCTCTTCCTTGCTGTACTCAAACATGGGGAAGTCGGTAATCCAGAGGATTTTCGGGCTGGATTTATCAATCAGGTTAAACCTGCGCGCGAGGTTGCAGCGCAATGCGCCGAGGGAATCGTACACAACCTTGTTTTCGCCGCTTGCAACGAGGAACAGCACGTCGCCCGGCTCTGCGCCGAGTGCGCTGCGCACCGCCTTCGCCTCGTCCGGCGAGAGGAACTTCTCGTAGGAGGACGTTTCTCCCGTCGAAGCGAGCCGTGTCCAAGCAAGGCCCTTTGCGCCGTAAGTTTTAATCCATTCGCCGAGCTTGTCAATCTCTTTGCGGCTGAGGTTGTCGGCCTGTCCCTTGAGGTTGATGCCGCGGACGCTGCCGCCCTCTGCGAGGGCACCCGCAAACACGCGGAATTCCGTACCCTTTACGGCCTCGCTCACATCGGTAAGCTCCATTCCGAAGCGGAGGTCCGGCTTATCGGAGCCAAAGCGGTCCATGGCCTCCTGCCATGTCATGCGCGGAAGCGGGAGCGGAATCTCAATGCCGAGCAGTTTCTTGTATGCCTCATGGATAAAGCCTTCGCCGATCTGCATTACATCTTCCTGCGTGACGAAGGACATTTCAAAGTCAATCTGCGTGAATTCCGGCTGACGGTCAGCTCGCAGGTCCTCGTCGCGGAAGCAGCGGGCAATCTGCATATAGCGGTCAAAGCCCGAGACCATGAGCAGCTGCTTGTAAAGCTGCGGAGACTGGGGAAGGGCGAAAAATTTCCCGGGGAAAATGCGGCTCGGTACCAAATAGTCGCGCGCGCCCTCCGGTGTGGACTTCATCAGGTCCGGTGTTTCAATTTCTAAGAAACCGTTCTCGTCAAAATAATCGTGGGCAATCTTCGTCAGGCGGTGCCGCGCCATCAAAATGCGCTGCATATCGGGGCGACGCAGGTCAAGGTAGCGGTAGTGCAGGCGCGTTTCCTTCTGCACGGCCGAGTTTTCTTCAATGGCAAACGGCGGCGTTTCGCTCTTTGAGAGAATACGCAGCTCCGTGACGGCGATTTCAATATCGCCCGTCGGAAGCTCCGGATTTTTCGAGGAACGTTCGCGCACGATGCCTTTTGCGGCAAGCACGAACTCTGAGCGCACCGTGAACGCCTTGTCGAATATTGCACGGTCGGTTTTATCGTCAAACGCAAGCTGCACAATGCCCGTGCGGTCGCGCAGGTCAATGAAAATCAGTCCGCCGAGGTCGCGCTGGCGCTGTACCCAGCCGCAGACCGATACTTCTTTTCCCGCATCGGTGCTGCGCAGGACGCCGCAGTAATGGGTTCGTTTGAACCCGTCCATGAATTCTGCCATTGTTAAGAATTCCTCCAACTGTATGATTTAGAAAGATTAGATCCAGAAAGGCGGCTAAAAAATCGCCGCAAGGAAAGATTTCACGAGTATCTGGCAAAGGAAAATCGCCCAAACCGCTTTTTCGCGCTTGGGGACTGCCTTCGGAGCGGTTTTGTCCGCAGGCGCGGGTTTCTCGCCGGAAAGCGCTGCCTTGCTCAGCGGCAGGAACAGCAGATACCCCGCCATGCCGCCGAGCGTGTTGGTGAGCACATCGGTGATGTCCGCGATGCGGGAATCGCCGGAAAAGAGTTGGAGAAATTCAATCCCCAAGCTCAAAGCCAGCGTCAATCCAGCCGTGCTGAAAAATCTCTTCCGGTAAATCAGCGGCAGGAACACGCCGAACGGAACCGTCATGATGAAATTCAGAACGATTTGCTTCTGTGCCCCTCGGTACCCGTTCATCACATCACGGAACGGTATCCAATTGATGTGCAAGGACGGTACCCGAGTGGGCAGCAAAAGAGGCAACAAGGTAAAATGCAAAACGAAACAAAGGTAAACATAAAACGCCGTTCGGAAAAGCAAGCCCTTCCTGTCGCCGCGCCACCGCGGCAGCAGGACAGCAAAATAGACAAGTATGAGGCAGATAAAATCCGGAAGTTCCAGAAGGCACCTTCTCATGATCCTTTTCCTTTCCGTCTATTGGGACGGACAGATTTTCAAGGTGTTCGGAATGTCTCTTCGTGTTTCGTGCCGAACCTTAAAATTTCAGGTCGCCGAAGTCCTCTGCCTCCGAACTGATGGCAGCGAACTGCTCCTCAAAGTTATCGTTCAGGTCGATATCCTTTTTTTCGCCCGTCTTCATGTTCTTGATGACGCCTTTGCCGGAAGCAAGTTCATCGTCGCCGAGCACAAGAGTGAACTTGGCTCCGATTTTGCCGGCGTACTTCATCTGCGCGTTCAGGCTGCGGTCCATTTCATCGCAGGCAGCCTCCACCGCACATTCCCGCAGCCGCTGAACGAGCTGGAACGCCTTTTTGCGCGCTGCGTTGCCGATGGACGCAATATACAGCTCACAGGGTTCTTCCTCGGGGAACTGCACTTTCTGTGCCTCCATGACGAGCAGCAGACGCTCAATGCCAAGGGCAAAGCCGAGCGCCGGCGTCTTTGCGCCGCCCATCTCTTCCACGAGGCCGTCGTAGCGTCCGCCGCCGCAGACGGTGCTCTGCGCACCGAGGTCGTTGGAGACAAATTCAAACACGGTGCGGGTGTAATAATCGAGCCCGCGAACGATGGTGGGGTCGACCTCATACTCGATGCCAATGGAATCCAGCAAGTCCTTTACTTCCTCGAAGTGGCTGCGGCAGTCGTCGCAGAGATAGTCGAGGATATGCGGAGCGTCCTTCGCGACCTCAGCGCACTCGGGCGATTTGCAGTCCAGAATGCGCATCGGGTTGCGATCGAGGCGGGAAAGGCAGGTCTCGCAGAGTCTATCCTTGTTTTGGGTGAAATAAGCCTTCAGCGCCTCGGCGTACTGCTTGCGGCAGCTGGGGCACCCGATAGAGTTGATTTTTAGCGTGAGGTTCTTCACGCAAAGCCGCTCAAACAGGCTGTGCGCAAACGCAATCAGGCCGGCGTCGGCAACCGGCAGGGCAGAGCCGAACATCTCCACGCCGAACTGGTGGAATTCGCGCAGTCTGCCGGCCTGCGCGCGCTCGTAGCGATAGCATGGGGTGATATAGTAAACCTTCACGGGCATAGGCTCGTTGAACAGGCCGTGCTCCAGGTAAGCGCGCACGGCGCCCGCCGTTCCCTCCGGCTTGAGCGTGATGGAGCGGCCGCCCTTGTCCTCAAACGTATACATTTCTTTCTGCACAACGTCGGTTGTTTCGCCGACGGAGCGCTGAAACAGCCTAGTGTCTTCAAAAACCGGCGTGCGAATCTCGCGGAACCCGCTGATCTCCGCTTCGCTGCGCATTACACTCTCCACGGCCTGCCATTTTCCGGCCTGTGAAGGGAGCATGTCCTGTGTGCCTCTTTGTGCTTTGATCAGTTCCATAATTTTCTCCTTTTTATTCGACAGTTTCTTTTCTAAAGATAACAATGCCCCCGCCCCGATAAAGGGACGAGGGAATCTTCCGCTCGTGGTGCCACCCTTTTTCAGGGGACAAAGCCCCCCTCAAAACGCCCCGTCTGCGCGCGGGACAAGCGCGGCTCGCGGATGTCTTCCCCAAGCGGGCACTGCTGGCAAAAGCGCTCTCAGCCGCGGCGCTTTCTCTCTTTGCCGGTCCACCGGGTACTCCTTCCGTTCATCGCCGGAATTCTTATGATTTTTTCGGGTTCAGAATATCGCGCCATTCAAGGTCTCCGCGTTCCAGACCATGGATGAGCACTTCTGCCGTGGCAATATTTGTCGCAACGGGGATGTTGTGCATGTCGCACAGACGCAGCAGGTTCATGTCGTTCGGCTCATGGGGCTTCGGGTTCAGCGGGTCGCGGAAAAACAGCAGCAAGTCCACTTCATTGCAAGCAATGCGCGCGGCAATCTGCTGGTCGCCACCTTGTGAGCCTCCCAAAAAGCGCTGTATCGTCAGTCCCGTTGCCTCTGCAACCATTTTGCCCGTGGTGCCTGTTGCGCATAGCGTGTGACGGCTCAGGATGCCGCAGTAGGCAATACAGAACTGAACCATCAGCTCTTTTTTCGCGTCATGGGCGATCAATGCGATATTCATAAACTCCCTCCAGTTGATTATGTATCTTTCGGCATTTATTCTAGAATTTATGTAGTGGCGGAAGCGGCACTTTCACGCCTTCCAGTCTTGCAGCAAGGCGGGCCAATGCCATGCCTCCGGGCGATTTTTCCGGTGCGGGTCTTGCGTTTGCCCCTGCCGCAGCAAGCTGCGGGTCATCCGGGATAACGCCGATTAACCGGACTCCGGCGGCGTCGATCACGGCGTCTAAATCCGGGTAATAGCCCTGCGCGCGGAACGTAGCGCAGTGGAACCGGTTCACAATCAGTCTTTGCTGGGTGATGCCTGCTTCCAAAAGGCGCAGGTGCGTCTGCATGGTGTCACGCAGGCAGACCGGGTCCGGCGTTGCAACGAGCAGCGCGCGTTTTGCGGGAGCACAGGCACTTAAAAATCCCTGCCCAACCCCCGCCGGACTGTCAATCAGCACATGGTCGTAATACTTAGAAAGGATGCCGACCAGCTCGCGCATAATGTCAGGGCTGATAACATCTTCTTCCGTTTCCGGTGCTGGAAGAAGAAATAGGTTCGGAGAAAATGCGGAAACGTAAACGGCTTTATCCGGGTCCGCCGTGCCGGAAACAACGTCGGCAATGTCAAACACGCGGCGCTCCGCTATGCCAAGCATGTGGTCAAGGCTTCCGAGGCCCGCGTCTCCGTCAATCAAGAGCACGCGTTTTCCGCGCGCCGCCAGCGCGGCGCCGAGGCCCGCTGTGATGGTGGATTTTCCCGCTCCGCCTTTTCCAGATGTAATTACCGTTATTTTTTCCATGCAATAAACCTCATTATCATGTTACCACAGTTGTTTGTGGCAGTAAAGAACTTTTTTCGTCTAAATGCATAATTTTACCTGTTTGCCGAAGCAGGCGAAGCCGCTTCGGACGATGCAGAAGAAGCCGCAGAAGATGTCTGCTGCGAAGGCATGACGATGTTGCCGTTCGCGTCCACGGTTTTGCCGTAGAAATAAGCGTCAAAGATATCCTTTGCAACGCCAAGCGAGTAGGTGCTTGTTCCGCCGTGCGGCAGTATCACCGCAATGGCGATTTCCGGATTGTCATACGGCGCGAAACCGATGAAAACTTCGTTATCCGAGTGGCCGGTACCGGTCTCTGCAGTGCCGGTCTTGCCGGCGACGGCGATGCCGTAATTGGCAAATGTGCCGGCGGCTGTTCCGCCTGGCTGTGTGCAGGCACGCATACCCGCTTTGACATAATTGAGATTCTGCTGGGAAACACCTAACTCGGCGACCTTTGTAACCGGTGTTGTATAGACGGTTTTGGTCCGAGAATAATCCAGAATTTTTTCGACAATATGCGTCTTGAGGCGCACGCCGTTGTTGGCGATGGTTGCACAGTAAGTCGCCAGCTGAAGCGGAGTGAGCTGATTGTCGCTTTGGCCGATGGACGCCTGAACGGTGTCGCCGGCATTCCAAGCCGTACCGCCGGCAGCCCTGCGTTCTTCCGGCCCGGCAAGCGTGCCTTGGCTTTCCCCGACCTCAACGCCGGTCGCAACACCGAGTCCTAGGCGTTTGGCATAAAGATTCATGGCCGTAATGCCGGTGCGGTAACCCACGTTGCAGAAATAGACGTTGCACGATTTAGCGAGCGCGCCCTCAAGCGAAAGGTGGCCATGGCCCGAGAGTTTCCAGCAGTGCAGGTGCAGGTCGCTAAAAATATACACACCGGTGCAGTCAAACACCGTTGAATTCGTAATGGTGCCTTCCTGAAGCGCTGCCAAAGCTACCGACGGCTTAAAACTGGAACCCGGGGTAAACACGCCGTTGAAGGCACGGTTCAGCAGCGGCCTTGTTTTATCATTCAGGAGCTGAGTCATGTATTTTGAATCGCTGGCAGCCTTGTTCTGGTCATAAGAGGGGTAGGTGGAAGCGGCAAGAACCGCAAAGTCCTTCACGCGAAGAACAACGGCGGCACCTTCGGTGCAGTCTGCGCCCATCGGGTTCTCCGCCGTACCGTGCTTCTTTCCGTATTCCTGTGCGCCCTTGACATTCTTTGCGAGGGAAGCGTTGATAACCTTTTGCAGGTTGCTGTCGATGGAAAGCTGAACCGTATTGCCGGCAATTGGCTGTTTTGTGACGGTTTCGGAGACAAAGTTGCCGTTTGCGTCAAGCTCAACGGTTTTCTCTCCGGCTTTACCACAAAGCCAGTTTTCAAAGACCTTTTCAACGCCGCTCGTGCCAACGCGTGCATTCATCGCGTAGCCCTTCTTGAGATAGCTGTCCAGCTCGTCGGCGGAGATGGCTCCTACGGTTCCGAGAATCTGCGGCATGAGGGAACCGTCCGGATATTTCCGGATGGTTGTAACCTTGGCTTCCACGCCCGGCAGCTCGGAGGAATTCTCGCTGATGATGGCAACCGTATCCTGGCTGACGTCCTCGGCGAAAATATAAGGCGTTGAAATGGAAAAGCCCGTCTTTGTCATATTGTAGCGCACGGAAACAATGTTTCTTGTATCCTGTGGGGAATATCCCTTGCAGTCGTATTTTTCAATCAGGGCATCCATGCACTGCTCGGCCGTGGCGTAAGTCTGAAGGCCCAAAAAGCCCTTGGACTTGAGGTAGGCGATGTCTTTGTCACGGCCGGAGATAAACTCATATTTTCCCTGAGAGTTTACGGTAATAGGAAGCTCGTCCTCCCATTTCTCGTTGCGCGAATTCAGAAGCTTGATGAGCTTGAGAATGGTGGCGTTCTTTGTTTTGGTCGTCATGGTGGCGGCGTTGAACGTGATGGCATACCCTGTCTGGTTCACCGCAAGGCCGTTTCCTTTCGTGTCGATAATCTCGCCGCGCGCGGCCTCCATGGTTACTTTGTCGTCACTGGAAGAGTTGGCTGTCTGAAGCCATTTGTCGCCTTCCAATAGCTGCCAGCGCGTGAGCCGAGCGCCGAAAACGAGTCCCACCGCGACCATGAATATCACTAAAAACGCGACGCGTCCTTTGCTGACCGACTTTTTCTCTTCTTCGTCCAAAGCCTTATTCCTCCTTGGAGCGGATCTGCAGCGCAAGAGCCCGATTGAAATAGTAGGTAATCGGCATGACCGCAGAGGTGTACAGATAAATGAACAGGTAATGGGCTGTCAGAGAATAAAGAGGATCGCTGTAGCCCGGCATGACATAGAAGCACGCCCAGTCAAGCAGCGTGAGCGCTGCCGCGGAAATCAACACAACGAGCATGGCGGAAAGAAGATTCGTGCGAATCAGATTGGCCGCGACGAGCGAAATAATAAAGCACAGCGCGGCAAGCAGCATCGCGTGGGACCCCAGCAGGGTCCCCATGCCGAAATCAACGAGAAGGCCGCCAAACAGTCCGAACAGCATGGCGGGAATCTCCGTTTCAAACATCGCGATTGCCAGCACAACCGGAATCACCAAAACCGGACGCGCCCCGAAAAGCTGCGGGATGAGGCGCGGTGTCTCCTGCAGCACAAAGCAGACAAGAATCTCGATGGCATAGGCAAGCCACCGGATAAACCGATATTTTGACATCTTATTTTCCCCCGGATGAAGCAGGCAAAGAGGATGACGCAGAGCTA
This genomic interval carries:
- a CDS encoding VanZ family protein, which gives rise to MRRCLLELPDFICLILVYFAVLLPRWRGDRKGLLFRTAFYVYLCFVLHFTLLPLLLPTRVPSLHINWIPFRDVMNGYRGAQKQIVLNFIMTVPFGVFLPLIYRKRFFSTAGLTLALSLGIEFLQLFSGDSRIADITDVLTNTLGGMAGYLLFLPLSKAALSGEKPAPADKTAPKAVPKREKAVWAIFLCQILVKSFLAAIF
- the hisS gene encoding histidine--tRNA ligase; translated protein: MELIKAQRGTQDMLPSQAGKWQAVESVMRSEAEISGFREIRTPVFEDTRLFQRSVGETTDVVQKEMYTFEDKGGRSITLKPEGTAGAVRAYLEHGLFNEPMPVKVYYITPCYRYERAQAGRLREFHQFGVEMFGSALPVADAGLIAFAHSLFERLCVKNLTLKINSIGCPSCRKQYAEALKAYFTQNKDRLCETCLSRLDRNPMRILDCKSPECAEVAKDAPHILDYLCDDCRSHFEEVKDLLDSIGIEYEVDPTIVRGLDYYTRTVFEFVSNDLGAQSTVCGGGRYDGLVEEMGGAKTPALGFALGIERLLLVMEAQKVQFPEEEPCELYIASIGNAARKKAFQLVQRLRECAVEAACDEMDRSLNAQMKYAGKIGAKFTLVLGDDELASGKGVIKNMKTGEKKDIDLNDNFEEQFAAISSEAEDFGDLKF
- a CDS encoding methylglyoxal synthase gives rise to the protein MNIALIAHDAKKELMVQFCIAYCGILSRHTLCATGTTGKMVAEATGLTIQRFLGGSQGGDQQIAARIACNEVDLLLFFRDPLNPKPHEPNDMNLLRLCDMHNIPVATNIATAEVLIHGLERGDLEWRDILNPKKS
- a CDS encoding P-loop NTPase, which produces MEKITVITSGKGGAGKSTITAGLGAALAARGKRVLLIDGDAGLGSLDHMLGIAERRVFDIADVVSGTADPDKAVYVSAFSPNLFLLPAPETEEDVISPDIMRELVGILSKYYDHVLIDSPAGVGQGFLSACAPAKRALLVATPDPVCLRDTMQTHLRLLEAGITQQRLIVNRFHCATFRAQGYYPDLDAVIDAAGVRLIGVIPDDPQLAAAGANARPAPEKSPGGMALARLAARLEGVKVPLPPLHKF
- a CDS encoding penicillin-binding transpeptidase domain-containing protein, which translates into the protein MDEEEKKSVSKGRVAFLVIFMVAVGLVFGARLTRWQLLEGDKWLQTANSSSDDKVTMEAARGEIIDTKGNGLAVNQTGYAITFNAATMTTKTKNATILKLIKLLNSRNEKWEDELPITVNSQGKYEFISGRDKDIAYLKSKGFLGLQTYATAEQCMDALIEKYDCKGYSPQDTRNIVSVRYNMTKTGFSISTPYIFAEDVSQDTVAIISENSSELPGVEAKVTTIRKYPDGSLMPQILGTVGAISADELDSYLKKGYAMNARVGTSGVEKVFENWLCGKAGEKTVELDANGNFVSETVTKQPIAGNTVQLSIDSNLQKVINASLAKNVKGAQEYGKKHGTAENPMGADCTEGAAVVLRVKDFAVLAASTYPSYDQNKAASDSKYMTQLLNDKTRPLLNRAFNGVFTPGSSFKPSVALAALQEGTITNSTVFDCTGVYIFSDLHLHCWKLSGHGHLSLEGALAKSCNVYFCNVGYRTGITAMNLYAKRLGLGVATGVEVGESQGTLAGPEERRAAGGTAWNAGDTVQASIGQSDNQLTPLQLATYCATIANNGVRLKTHIVEKILDYSRTKTVYTTPVTKVAELGVSQQNLNYVKAGMRACTQPGGTAAGTFANYGIAVAGKTGTAETGTGHSDNEVFIGFAPYDNPEIAIAVILPHGGTSTYSLGVAKDIFDAYFYGKTVDANGNIVMPSQQTSSAASSASSEAASPASANR
- the mreD gene encoding rod shape-determining protein MreD produces the protein MSKYRFIRWLAYAIEILVCFVLQETPRLIPQLFGARPVLVIPVVLAIAMFETEIPAMLFGLFGGLLVDFGMGTLLGSHAMLLAALCFIISLVAANLIRTNLLSAMLVVLISAAALTLLDWACFYVMPGYSDPLYSLTAHYLFIYLYTSAVMPITYYFNRALALQIRSKEE